Proteins from a genomic interval of Marmoricola sp. OAE513:
- a CDS encoding nitronate monooxygenase family protein — MRTELCERLGIEYPIFAFTPSEKVAAAVSRAGGLGVLGAVRFNDASELDETLTWMDENTDGKPYGVDIVMPMKIPTEGKSVDLKELIPGEHVTFVEETLRKLGVPPLPEGEGREGVLGWLHSTARSHVDVALQHRPVLIANALGTPPKDVIDLAHEHGVLVAALAGAGKHAQSHVSNGVDIIVSQGYEAGGHTGEIASMVLTPEIVDSVGPDVPVLAAGGIGCGRQVAASLALGAQGVWTGSLWLTVAEYDLGQSDAIQKALLKAGSADTVRSRVYTGKPARLLKNKWTNAWEEDGAPAPLPMPLQNLLVSDAHNRMSAADDPDVVAMPAGQIIGRTNEVRPVAQVMAELIAEYEETVARLEKIRG; from the coding sequence ATGCGTACCGAACTCTGCGAGCGACTGGGCATCGAGTACCCGATCTTCGCCTTCACCCCGTCCGAGAAGGTCGCGGCCGCGGTCTCCCGCGCCGGTGGCCTCGGCGTGCTGGGTGCAGTCCGGTTCAACGACGCCAGCGAGCTCGACGAGACGCTCACCTGGATGGACGAGAACACCGACGGCAAGCCGTACGGCGTCGACATCGTGATGCCGATGAAGATCCCGACCGAGGGCAAGTCGGTGGATCTCAAGGAGCTCATCCCCGGTGAGCACGTCACCTTCGTCGAGGAGACGCTGCGCAAGCTCGGCGTTCCGCCGCTGCCGGAAGGTGAGGGCAGGGAAGGTGTGCTCGGCTGGCTGCACAGCACCGCGCGCAGCCACGTCGACGTTGCCCTCCAGCACCGACCGGTGCTGATCGCCAACGCACTCGGCACCCCGCCGAAGGACGTCATCGACCTCGCGCACGAGCACGGCGTCCTGGTGGCAGCGCTGGCCGGCGCCGGCAAGCACGCCCAAAGCCACGTCTCCAACGGCGTCGACATCATCGTCTCGCAGGGCTACGAGGCCGGCGGCCACACCGGTGAGATCGCCAGCATGGTGCTCACCCCGGAGATCGTCGACTCGGTCGGGCCGGACGTCCCGGTGCTCGCTGCCGGCGGCATCGGCTGCGGCCGCCAGGTCGCGGCGTCCCTCGCGCTCGGAGCCCAGGGCGTCTGGACGGGATCTCTGTGGCTCACCGTCGCCGAGTACGACCTCGGTCAGAGCGACGCGATCCAGAAGGCGCTGCTCAAGGCCGGCTCCGCCGACACCGTTCGCAGCCGCGTCTACACCGGCAAGCCGGCCCGCCTACTGAAGAACAAGTGGACCAACGCGTGGGAGGAGGACGGTGCCCCGGCGCCGCTCCCGATGCCGCTGCAGAACCTGCTCGTCTCCGACGCGCACAACCGGATGAGCGCCGCCGACGACCCGGACGTCGTCGCGATGCCGGCCGGCCAGATCATCGGGCGCACCAACGAGGTCCGACCGGTCGCCCAGGTGATGGCCGAGCTCATCGCCGAGTACGAGGAGACCGTCGCCCGCCTGGAGAAGATCCGGGGCTGA
- a CDS encoding acyl-CoA synthetase, translating into MALNIADLFEHAVDAAPENPAVKVGDRTVTFADLERESNQLAHYLQSQGVKAGDHVAVYAKNSIEHVIAVLAIVKIRAVNINVNYRYVEGELNYLFDNADVVALIAERTYAPLIAKTFPNHEKLQTVVIVPDVIEPDDQSDISAFGGVLYADAVADQSAERDFEERSADDLHIIYTGGTTGFPKGVMWRHEDFWRTLGGGIDFYTGDKLDEFDQSKQAAQEGRMTTFPLSPLMHGGAQAGLLMHLFAGHLTILEPKFDPQRTWEIIDENGVMLIFMTGDAMARPLIEEFERKAATGEPYSGASLFAVSSSAAIFSPSVKERWLTALPNPVYTDSVGASETGFQGMGMQDKTHISSDGPVVGLGPNSVVLDENNQVLDLATNVGKVGRLGRGGSVPVGYYKDEKKSAETFLVVDGMRISVPGDFARIEEDNKVTLLGRGSNCVNTGGEKVYPEEVEMAIKRHPAVYDVLVVGIPDEKFGQAVAAVIQPRENETVELEELRDFLREFLSGYKLPRTMTLVPEIPRNATGKAQYPKAKELLLAAKTNDTAGATK; encoded by the coding sequence ATGGCCCTCAACATCGCTGACCTGTTCGAGCACGCCGTTGACGCGGCGCCCGAGAACCCCGCTGTGAAGGTGGGAGACCGCACCGTCACGTTCGCGGACCTGGAGCGCGAATCCAACCAATTGGCGCACTACCTCCAGTCCCAGGGCGTCAAGGCCGGCGACCACGTCGCGGTGTACGCGAAGAACAGCATCGAGCACGTCATCGCGGTGCTCGCGATCGTCAAGATCCGCGCCGTCAACATCAACGTGAACTACCGCTACGTCGAAGGTGAGCTCAACTACCTGTTCGACAACGCCGACGTCGTCGCCCTGATCGCGGAGCGCACCTACGCGCCGCTGATCGCCAAGACGTTCCCGAACCACGAGAAACTGCAGACGGTCGTGATCGTCCCCGACGTGATCGAGCCCGACGACCAGTCCGACATCAGCGCCTTCGGCGGGGTCCTGTACGCCGACGCGGTCGCCGACCAGAGCGCCGAGCGGGACTTCGAGGAGCGCAGCGCCGACGACCTGCACATCATCTACACCGGCGGCACCACCGGCTTCCCGAAGGGCGTCATGTGGCGCCACGAGGACTTCTGGCGCACGCTCGGCGGCGGCATCGACTTCTACACCGGCGACAAGCTCGACGAGTTCGACCAGTCGAAGCAGGCCGCGCAGGAAGGCCGGATGACCACCTTCCCGCTCAGCCCGCTCATGCACGGCGGCGCCCAGGCCGGCCTGCTGATGCACCTCTTCGCCGGCCACCTGACGATCCTGGAGCCGAAGTTCGACCCCCAGCGCACCTGGGAGATCATCGACGAGAACGGCGTGATGCTGATCTTCATGACCGGCGACGCGATGGCCCGTCCGCTGATCGAGGAGTTCGAGCGCAAGGCGGCCACCGGCGAGCCGTACAGCGGCGCCAGCCTCTTCGCCGTCTCCAGCAGCGCGGCGATCTTCAGCCCCTCGGTCAAGGAGCGCTGGCTGACCGCGCTGCCCAACCCGGTCTACACCGACTCGGTCGGTGCGTCCGAGACCGGCTTCCAGGGCATGGGCATGCAGGACAAGACCCACATCTCCAGCGACGGACCCGTCGTGGGCCTCGGTCCCAACAGCGTGGTGCTCGACGAGAACAACCAGGTCCTGGACCTGGCGACGAACGTCGGCAAGGTCGGTCGTCTGGGACGTGGCGGTTCGGTGCCGGTCGGCTACTACAAGGACGAGAAGAAGTCCGCGGAGACCTTCCTCGTCGTCGACGGCATGCGGATCTCGGTACCCGGCGACTTCGCCCGGATCGAGGAGGACAACAAGGTCACCCTGCTGGGACGCGGTTCCAACTGCGTCAACACCGGTGGCGAGAAGGTCTACCCCGAAGAGGTCGAGATGGCGATCAAGCGCCACCCGGCCGTGTACGACGTCCTCGTCGTCGGCATCCCGGACGAGAAGTTCGGCCAGGCGGTCGCCGCGGTGATCCAGCCGCGCGAGAACGAGACGGTCGAGCTCGAGGAGCTGCGCGACTTCCTCCGCGAGTTCCTGTCCGGCTACAAGCTTCCCCGGACGATGACCCTCGTCCCGGAAATCCCGCGCAACGCCACCGGCAAGGCGCAGTACCCGAAGGCCAAGGAGCTGCTCCTGGCCGCCAAGACCAACGACACTGCAGGAGCGACCAAGTAA
- a CDS encoding crotonase/enoyl-CoA hydratase family protein — translation MTDCLVDQDGHKLIVTMNRPERRNALSSEMLRIMEDAWDRVNSDPEIRVCILTGAGGYFCAGMDLSTANEKPPGDSFESGEFDPTILKGLLKGFRLTKPLIAAVEGPAIAGGTEILQGTDIRIAGESAKFGVAEARWSLYPLGGSAVRLPRQIPYTVAAELLLTGRPILAPEAKELGLIGHVVPDGTALEKAHEIADMIAANGPLAVQAILKTMRDSEGKHEDDCWADDAKVGAEVFKSEDAKEGPRAFLEKRPAQFKGA, via the coding sequence ATGACGGACTGCCTCGTAGACCAAGACGGCCACAAGCTCATCGTGACGATGAACCGCCCCGAGCGGCGCAACGCGCTGTCCTCGGAGATGCTGCGGATCATGGAGGACGCCTGGGACCGGGTGAACTCCGACCCGGAGATCCGGGTCTGCATCCTCACCGGCGCGGGCGGCTACTTCTGCGCGGGCATGGACCTGTCCACCGCGAACGAGAAGCCGCCGGGCGACTCCTTCGAGTCCGGCGAGTTCGACCCGACCATCCTCAAGGGTCTGCTCAAGGGTTTCCGCCTGACCAAGCCGCTCATCGCCGCTGTCGAGGGCCCGGCCATCGCCGGTGGCACCGAGATCCTGCAGGGCACCGACATCCGGATCGCCGGCGAGTCCGCCAAGTTCGGCGTCGCCGAGGCGCGCTGGTCGCTCTACCCCCTCGGCGGTTCGGCCGTCCGGCTCCCCCGCCAGATCCCGTACACGGTCGCCGCGGAGCTGCTCCTCACCGGACGCCCGATCCTGGCTCCCGAGGCCAAGGAGCTCGGTCTGATCGGCCACGTCGTCCCGGACGGCACCGCGTTGGAGAAGGCGCACGAGATCGCCGACATGATCGCGGCCAACGGCCCGCTCGCCGTGCAGGCGATCCTCAAGACGATGCGCGACTCCGAGGGCAAGCACGAGGACGACTGCTGGGCCGACGACGCCAAGGTCGGTGCCGAGGTCTTCAAGTCCGAGGACGCCAAGGAAGGCCCGCGGGCGTTCCTGGAGAAGCGCCCCGCGCAGTTCAAGGGAGCCTGA
- a CDS encoding DUF3137 domain-containing protein, which produces MAAVVLIAIVGFGIVGVLGYFSWLAAKKRREALAALAASRGWTYTERDDRYVDEFDGSPFGTGHDRRATNVLSGTYDGRVFLAFDYRYSTTEHYTDSDGHSRTRTETHPYSVIALQIGAQAPNLSVSPEGFFGRMVGRLTNNDIEMESEQFNRAFTVHCEDRKFATDVLHPLMMEYLLTLPDLAWSFRGSSLVTVEAGQHSLETLDATLAAIDGILDRVPGFVRTSLGLPET; this is translated from the coding sequence ATGGCTGCTGTCGTGCTGATCGCGATCGTCGGGTTCGGCATCGTCGGCGTTCTCGGGTACTTCTCCTGGTTGGCGGCGAAGAAGCGCCGGGAGGCGCTCGCCGCACTGGCCGCGTCGCGCGGCTGGACCTACACCGAGCGGGACGACCGGTACGTCGACGAGTTCGACGGCTCGCCGTTCGGCACGGGCCACGACCGCCGTGCCACCAACGTGCTGTCCGGCACGTACGACGGCCGGGTGTTCCTCGCCTTCGACTACCGCTACTCCACGACCGAGCACTACACCGACAGCGACGGTCACTCGCGGACCCGCACCGAGACGCACCCGTACTCCGTGATCGCCCTGCAGATCGGCGCACAGGCCCCGAACCTGTCGGTCTCCCCCGAGGGCTTCTTCGGCCGGATGGTCGGCCGGCTCACCAACAACGACATCGAGATGGAGTCCGAGCAGTTCAACCGGGCGTTCACGGTGCACTGCGAGGACCGCAAGTTCGCCACCGACGTCCTGCACCCCCTGATGATGGAGTACCTGCTCACGCTCCCCGACCTGGCCTGGTCCTTCCGCGGCTCGTCGTTGGTCACCGTCGAAGCCGGTCAGCACTCGCTGGAGACGCTGGATGCGACCCTCGCGGCGATCGACGGCATCCTCGACCGGGTGCCCGGGTTCGTGCGCACCTCACTCGGCCTGCCGGAGACCTGA
- a CDS encoding LemA family protein — MVILYVVLGVVALVGLSVVVMYNRFVRQRVLIDSSWGGIDVELTRRHDLIPNLVSTVQGYATHEREVLTALTAAREQATAHQSDAPAARQQFEEQVGQTLGTVLARAEAYPELKASANFLDLQHQLTDTENRIAAARRFYNLNVGAYNTRVRTFPSNVVAGMFSFGLRDIFEVSDVTVRQNPEVSL, encoded by the coding sequence ATGGTGATCCTGTACGTGGTCCTCGGCGTCGTCGCCCTCGTCGGCCTCTCCGTCGTCGTGATGTACAACCGGTTCGTCCGGCAGCGCGTCCTCATCGACTCCTCCTGGGGTGGCATCGACGTCGAGCTGACCCGGCGGCACGACCTGATCCCGAACCTGGTCAGCACCGTGCAGGGGTACGCCACCCACGAGCGCGAGGTGCTCACCGCGCTGACCGCGGCACGGGAGCAGGCCACCGCCCACCAGAGCGACGCCCCGGCAGCACGCCAGCAGTTCGAGGAGCAGGTCGGCCAGACGCTGGGCACGGTGCTGGCGCGTGCCGAGGCCTACCCCGAGCTGAAGGCGAGCGCCAACTTCCTCGACCTGCAGCACCAGCTGACCGACACCGAGAACCGGATCGCTGCGGCCAGGCGGTTCTACAACCTCAACGTCGGCGCGTACAACACCCGGGTGCGCACGTTCCCCTCGAACGTGGTCGCCGGCATGTTCTCCTTCGGCCTCCGCGACATCTTCGAGGTCAGCGACGTCACCGTGCGCCAGAACCCCGAGGTCTCCCTCTAG
- a CDS encoding GDSL-type esterase/lipase family protein: MKLRTLPLGLLCAALALGPAVVGVGSSASAEDAEITQPVKIMLSGDSITQGFDGDYTWRYRLDRELRRQGVKFDFVGPYKYTYGGANHYQVSSGWDTDHAATGGTRLRTQIEELPSQMYNADPDVLVALYGTTDLLPRTGVISVQDEIKDLRDYITEARQANGNIQVVLGEVTTRRIPNRVEFNNAVNALAQQETANPYYPDSRVVVADLDYPGWDPTKNTYDTTHPNPVGEAIIAQRVGWALNKVGVKDSSAKVLPRAPEIKSAGLIYNPPWAPKIRVAKGRKLVVDWYQTKWLNKPQLMQIQVKRLKTRRTATSGWMSSSQYISARLKKGKYQIRIHGRRQAMISPWSRTWTVTVR; encoded by the coding sequence ATGAAGCTCCGAACCCTCCCGCTCGGTCTGCTGTGCGCTGCTCTGGCGCTCGGCCCTGCTGTCGTGGGCGTGGGCAGCTCGGCGTCGGCCGAGGACGCGGAGATCACCCAGCCGGTGAAGATCATGCTGTCCGGCGACTCGATCACCCAGGGTTTCGACGGCGACTACACCTGGCGCTACCGCCTGGACCGCGAGCTGCGCCGCCAGGGCGTGAAGTTCGACTTCGTCGGCCCGTACAAGTACACCTACGGCGGAGCCAACCACTACCAGGTCAGCTCCGGCTGGGACACGGACCACGCGGCGACGGGTGGGACCCGGCTCCGGACGCAGATCGAAGAGCTGCCCAGCCAGATGTACAACGCCGATCCCGACGTCCTGGTCGCCCTCTACGGAACCACGGACCTGCTGCCCCGCACGGGCGTCATCTCCGTGCAGGACGAGATCAAGGACCTGAGGGACTACATCACCGAGGCGCGACAGGCCAACGGCAACATCCAGGTCGTGCTCGGCGAGGTCACCACGCGTCGGATCCCGAACCGGGTCGAGTTCAACAACGCCGTCAACGCGCTCGCCCAGCAGGAGACCGCGAACCCGTACTACCCCGACTCCCGCGTCGTCGTGGCCGACCTGGACTACCCCGGGTGGGACCCGACCAAGAACACCTACGACACCACGCACCCGAACCCGGTGGGCGAGGCGATCATCGCCCAGCGCGTCGGCTGGGCGCTGAACAAGGTGGGCGTGAAGGACTCGAGCGCCAAGGTCCTCCCCAGGGCTCCCGAGATCAAGTCGGCCGGCCTGATCTACAACCCGCCCTGGGCGCCGAAGATCAGGGTCGCCAAGGGCCGCAAGCTGGTCGTCGACTGGTACCAGACCAAGTGGCTGAACAAGCCTCAGCTGATGCAGATCCAGGTGAAGCGCCTCAAGACCAGGCGCACCGCGACGTCCGGCTGGATGAGCTCCTCGCAGTACATCTCCGCGAGACTGAAGAAGGGCAAGTACCAGATCCGCATCCACGGCCGTCGCCAGGCGATGATCTCGCCGTGGAGCAGGACCTGGACCGTCACGGTCCGATGA